A window from Macaca nemestrina isolate mMacNem1 chromosome 8, mMacNem.hap1, whole genome shotgun sequence encodes these proteins:
- the LOC105488462 gene encoding protein scribble homolog isoform X10 — MLKCIPLWRCNRHVESVDKRHCSLQAVPEEIYRYSRSLEELLLDANQLRELPKPFFRLLNLRKLGLSDNEIQRLPPEVANFMQLVELDVSRNDIPEIPESIKFCKALEIADFSGNPLSRLPDGFTQLRSLAHLALNDVSLQALPGDVGNLANLVTLELRENLLKSLPASLSFLVKLEQLDLGGNDLEVLPDTLGALPNLRELWLDRNQLSALPPELGNLRRLVCLDVSENRLEELPAELGGLVLLTDLLLSQNLLRRLPDGIGQLKQLSILKVDQNRLCEVTEAIGDCENLSELILTENLLMALPRSLGKLTKLTNLNVDRNHLETLPPEIGGCVALSVLSLRDNRLAVLPPELAHTAELHVLDVAGNRLQSLPFALTHLNLKALWLAENQAQPMLRFQTEDDARTGEKVLTCYLLPQQPPSSLEDAGQQGSLSESWSDAPPSRVSVIQFLEAPTGDEDAEEAAAEKRGLQRRATPHPSELKVMKRSIEGRRSEACPCQPDPGSPLSAEEEKRLSAESGLSEDSRPSASTVSEAEPEGPSAEARGGSRQEATSAGGEEDAEEDYEEPAVHFAEDALLPGDDRETEEGQPEAPWTLPGGRQRLIRKDTPHYKKHFKISKLPQPEAVVALLQGMQPDGEGPVAPGGWHNGPHAPWAPRAQKEEEEEEEGSPREEEEEEEEEESRAEEEASTEEEDKEGAVASAPSVKGVSFDQANNLLIEPARIEEEELTLTILRQTGGLGISIAGGKGSTPYKGDDEGIFISRVSEEGPAARAGVRVGDKLLEVNGVALQGAEHHEAVEALRGAGTAVQMRVWRERMVEPENAVTITPLRPEDDYSPRERRGGGLRLPLLPAESPGPLRQRHVACLARSERGLGFSIAGGKGSTPYRAGDAGIFISRIAEGGAAHRAGTLQVGDRVLSINGVDVTEARHDHAVSLLTAASPTIALLLEREAGGPLPPSPPPHSSSLPTAAVAITSTTTTSITTATPGEPGLPSLAPSLLAATLEGPYPVEEVRLPRAGGPLGLSIVGGSDHSSHPFGVQEPGVFISKVLPRGLAARSGLRVGDRILAVNGQDMRDATHQEAVSALLRPCLELSLLVRRDPAPPGLRELCIQKAPGERLGISIRGGARGHAGNPRDPTDEGIFISKVSPTGAAGRDGRLRVGLRLLEVNQQSLLGLTHGEAVQLLRGVGDTLTVLVCDGFDAGSSAALEPVLGPCLTPASPSGDPSTESSLPKISCPTAGPSLPGLQSRSPAWELGCEVGPQESSLAARPESWKSLASVRGLPSPSRRLPHAVPGGLQQASAASKGSSPVPGCAGWLPAGVGCRAARGWVLGGPAPIAEAGRMPGRGHMSSPGGAACSSQRVSLLVTQVHRGQVTVTSPHRHTWLPLRNSLWDGAAPHMVLSCKGPLGWWL, encoded by the exons ATGCTCAAGTGCATCCCGCTGTGGCGCTGCAACCGGCACGTGGAGTCGGTGGACAAGCGGCACTGCTCGCTGCAGGCCGTACCCGAGGAGATCTACCGCTACAGCCGCAGCCTGGAGGAGCTGCTGCTCGACGCCAATCAGCTGCGCGAGCTGCCCAAG CCCTTTTTCCGGCTGCTGAACTTGCGCAAGCTGGGCCTGAGCGACAACGAGATCCAGCGGTTACCTCCCGAGGTGGCCAACTTCATGCAGCTGGTGGAGCTGGACGTGTCCCGGAATG ATATCCCTGAGATCCCAGAGAGCATCAAGTTCTGCAAGGCTCTGGAGATCGCGGACTTCAGCGGGAACCCCCTTTCCAG GCTCCCCGATGGCTTCACTCAGCTGCGCAGCCTGGCTCACCTGGCCTTGAATGATGTGTCCTTGCAGGCACTGCCCGGGGACGTGGGCAA CCTCGCCAACCTGGTGACCCTGGAGCTCCGGGAGAACCTGCTCAAGTCCCTGCCAGC GTCCCTGTCTTTTCTGGTCAAGCTGGAACAGCTGGATCTGGGAGGCAACGACCTGGAAGTGCTG CCGGACACTCTGGGGGCTCTGCCTAATCTTCGGGAGCTGTGGCTTGACCGGAACCAGTTGTCAGCACTGCCCCCG GAGCTTGGGAACCTGCGGCGTCTGGTGTGCCTGGACGTGTCGGAAAACCGGCTGGAGGAGCTGCCTGCTGAGCTCGGCGGGCTGGTGCTGCTCACTGACCTGCTGCTGTCCCAGAACCTGCTGCGGCGGCTGCCCGACGGCATCG GTCAGCTGAAGCAGCTGTCCATCCTAAAGGTAGACCAGAACCGGCTGTGTGAGGTGACCGAGGCCATCGGGGACTGTGAGAACCTCTCAGAGCTGATCCTCACGGAGAACCTGCTGATG GCCCTGCCGCGCTCCCTGGGAAAGCTGACGAAGCTGACCAACCTCAACGTGGACCGGAACCACCTGGAGACACTGCCGCCCGAGATCGGGGGCTGCGTGGCACTCAGCGTCCTCTCCTTGAGGGACAACCGCCTGGCCGTCCTGCCGCCGGAGCTGGCCCACACGGCCGAGCTGCACGTGCTGGACGTGGCAGGGAACCG GCTGCAGAGTCTGCCGTTCGCGctcacccacctcaacctcaagGCCCTGTGGCTGGCGGAGAACCAGGCGCAGCCCATGCTGCGGTTCCAGACGGAGGATGACGCCCGGACTGGCGAGAAGGTGCTCACCTGCTACTTGCTGCCCCAGCAGCCTCCATCCAGCCTCG AGGATGCTGGGCAGCAGGGGAGCCTCTCGGAGAGCTGGAGTGACGCCCCCCCGAGCCGCGTCAGCGTCATCCAGTTCCTGGAGGCCCCCACAGGTGATGAGGATGCTGAGGAAGCTGCAGCCGAGAAGCGG GGCCTGCAGCGCCGGGCCACACCTCACCCCAGCGAGCTCAAGGTGATGAAGAGGAGCATCGAGGGGCGGCGGAGCGAGGCCTGCCCTTGCCAGCCAGACCCTGGGTCGCCCTTGTCTGCGGAGGAG GAGAAGCGGCTGAGTGCCGAGTCTGGCCTGAGTGAAGACTCTCGCCCGTCTGCCAGCACAGTCTCTGAGGCTGAGCCCGAGGGCCCATCGGCTGAGGCACGGGGTGGAAGCCGGCAGGAGGCCACGAGTGCTGGTGGGGAGGAAGACGCCGAAGAGGACTATGAGGAG CCTGCAGTGCATTTTGCGGAGGACGCACTGTTGCCCGGGGATGACCGGGAGACCGAGGAGGGGCAGCCTGAGGCCCCCTGGACCCTGCCGGGCGGGAGGCAGCGGCTCATCCGCAAGGACACGCCTCACTACAAAAAGCACTTCAAGATCTCCAAGCTGCCCCAGCCGGAGGCCGTTGTGGCCCTGCTGCAGGGCATGCAGCCCGATGGGGAGGGCCCTGTGGCTCCCGGGGGCTGGCACAATGGCCCCCACGCACCCTGGGCTCCTCGGgcccagaaggaggaggaggaggaggaagaaggtagtcctcgggaggaggaggaggaggaggaggaggaggaaagcagGGCTGAAGAGGAGGCCAGCACTGAGGAGGAGGACAAGGAGGGGGCCGTGGCTTCTGCGCCCTCTGTCAAG GGGGTGTCGTTTGACCAGGCCAATAACCTGCTGATAGAGCCTGCTCGCATTGAGGAGGAAGAG CTGACCCTCACCATCCTGCGGCAGACTGGGGGCCTGGGCATCAGCATTGCGGGCGGCAAGGGCTCCACACCCTATAAGGGGGACGACGAG GGCATATTCATCTCTCGGGTGTCCGAGGAAGGCCCTGCGGCCCGGGCTGGAGTCCGCGTGGGTGACAAGCTCTTGGAG GTGAATGGCGTGGCTCTGCAGGGCGCCGAGCACCATGAGGCCGTGGAGGCGCTCAGGGGGGCAGGCACTGCCGTGCAGATGCGAGTGTGGCGGGAGCGCATGGTGGAGCCTGAGAACGCGGTCACCATCACACCTCTGCGACCTGAGGACGACTACAGCCCCCGGGAGCGGCGGGGAGGGGGGCTGCGCCTGCCCCTGCTCCCAGCCGAGAGCCCTGGGCCCCTCCGTCAGCGCCACGTGGCCTGCCTGGCACGCAGTGAGAGGGGGCTGGGCTTCAGCATTGCTGGCGGGAAAGGCTCCACGCCATACCGGGCTGGTGATGCG GGCATCTTCATCTCCCGCATTGCCGAGGGCGGTGCTGCTCACCGTGCGGGTACACTGCAGGTTGGCGACCGTGTCCTCTCT ATTAATGGAGTGGACGTGACTGAGGCCAGGCATGACCACGCCGTCTCCCTGCTGACTGCTGCCTCCCCCACCATCGCCTTGCTGTTGGAGCGGGAGGCTGGGGGCCCTCTTCCTCCCAGTCCTCCGCCACATTCCTCCTCACTCCCCACCGCTGCTGTTGCcatcaccagcaccaccaccaccagcataACCACTGCCACCCCCGGGGAGCCTGGGTTGCCGAGCCTGGCCCCCAGCCTGCTGGCCGCCACCTTGGAAGGGCCATACCCAGTGGAG GAGGTCCGTCTGCCAAGAGCTGGGGGCCCTCTGGGGCTTAGCATTGTCGGAGGCTCCGACCATTCCAGCCACCCGTTTGGTGTCCAGGAGCCTGGTGTATTCATCTCCAAG GTGCTCCCGCGGGGCCTGGCCGCTCGCAGCGGCCTAAGAGTTGGGGACCGCATCCTGGCAGTGAACGGGCAAGACATGCGGGACGCCACGCACCAAGAAGCAGTCAGCGCCCTGCTCCGGCCCTGCCTGGAGCTGTCGCTGCTGGTGCGGAGGGACCCGGCGCCCCCGGGCCTACGGGAGCTGTGCATCCAGAAGGCGCCCGGGGAGAGGCTGGGCATCAGCATCCGCGGGGGTGCCAGGGGCCACGCCGGCAACCCCCGCGACCCCACAGACGAGGGCATCTTCATCTCCAAg GTGAGCCCCACAGGGGCGGCCGGGCGCGACGGTCGGCTGCGTGTGGGTTTGCGGCTGCTGGAGGTGAACCAGCAGAGCCTGCTGGGCCTGACGCACGGTGAGGCTGTGCAGCTGCTGCGTGGTGTGGGCGACACGCTCACCGTGCTGGTCTGCGACGGCTTCGACGCCGGCTCCTCGGCAGCCCTGGAG CCCGTCCTTGGGCCATGCCTGACTCCAGCGAGCCCCTCTGGTGACCCTTCAACAGAGAGCTCCCTCCCCAAGATCTCCTGCCCAACTGCTGGTCCGTCACTTCCTGGACTCCAGAGCAGAAGCCCAGCCTGGGAGTTGGGATGTGAGGTGGGGCCCCAGGAGTCCTCCCTAGCAGCACGGCCTGAATCCTGGAAAAGCCTGGCCTCTGTCAGGGGGCTCCCATCTCCCTCCCGTCGTCTTCCCCATGCTGTCCCAGGGGGTCTGCAGCAGGCCTCAGCAGCTTCCAAGGGCTCTTCACCGGTGCCAGGGTGTGCAGGCTGGCTTCCCGCCGGAGTGGGCTGCAGGGCCGCAAGAGGGTGGGTCCTGGGAGGGCCGGCACCCATAGCTGAAGCTGGGCGGATGCCTGGGCGGGGGCACATGTCTTCACCTGGAGGGGCCGCCTGCTCCTCTCAAAGGGTATCCCTGCTGGTCACACAGGTCCACAGGGGGCAGGTGACTGTCACCTCTCCCCACAGGCACACATGGCTTCCTCTCCGTAACAGCCTCTGGGATGGGGCGGCCCCTCACATGGTTTTGTCTTGCAAGGGACCTCTGGGATGGTGGCTTTAG
- the LOC105488462 gene encoding protein scribble homolog isoform X6 has protein sequence MLKCIPLWRCNRHVESVDKRHCSLQAVPEEIYRYSRSLEELLLDANQLRELPKPFFRLLNLRKLGLSDNEIQRLPPEVANFMQLVELDVSRNDIPEIPESIKFCKALEIADFSGNPLSRLPDGFTQLRSLAHLALNDVSLQALPGDVGNLANLVTLELRENLLKSLPASLSFLVKLEQLDLGGNDLEVLPDTLGALPNLRELWLDRNQLSALPPELGNLRRLVCLDVSENRLEELPAELGGLVLLTDLLLSQNLLRRLPDGIGQLKQLSILKVDQNRLCEVTEAIGDCENLSELILTENLLMALPRSLGKLTKLTNLNVDRNHLETLPPEIGGCVALSVLSLRDNRLAVLPPELAHTAELHVLDVAGNRLQSLPFALTHLNLKALWLAENQAQPMLRFQTEDDARTGEKVLTCYLLPQQPPSSLEDAGQQGSLSESWSDAPPSRVSVIQFLEAPTGDEDAEEAAAEKRGLQRRATPHPSELKVMKRSIEGRRSEACPCQPDPGSPLSAEEEKRLSAESGLSEDSRPSASTVSEAEPEGPSAEARGGSRQEATSAGGEEDAEEDYEEPAVHFAEDALLPGDDRETEEGQPEAPWTLPGGRQRLIRKDTPHYKKHFKISKLPQPEAVVALLQGMQPDGEGPVAPGGWHNGPHAPWAPRAQKEEEEEEEGSPREEEEEEEEEESRAEEEASTEEEDKEGAVASAPSVKGVSFDQANNLLIEPARIEEEELTLTILRQTGGLGISIAGGKGSTPYKGDDEGIFISRVSEEGPAARAGVRVGDKLLEVNGVALQGAEHHEAVEALRGAGTAVQMRVWRERMVEPENAVTITPLRPEDDYSPRERRGGGLRLPLLPAESPGPLRQRHVACLARSERGLGFSIAGGKGSTPYRAGDAGIFISRIAEGGAAHRAGTLQVGDRVLSINGVDVTEARHDHAVSLLTAASPTIALLLEREAGGPLPPSPPPHSSSLPTAAVAITSTTTTSITTATPGEPGLPSLAPSLLAATLEGPYPVEEVRLPRAGGPLGLSIVGGSDHSSHPFGVQEPGVFISKVLPRGLAARSGLRVGDRILAVNGQDMRDATHQEAVSALLRPCLELSLLVRRDPAPPGLRELCIQKAPGERLGISIRGGARGHAGNPRDPTDEGIFISKVSPTGAAGRDGRLRVGLRLLEVNQQSLLGLTHGEAVQLLRGVGDTLTVLVCDGFDAGSSAALEVSPGVIANPFAAGISHRNSLESISSIDRELSPEGPGKEKEPPGQTLHWGPEATEATGRGLQPLKLDYRALAAVPSAGGVQRSSSQHTAMETAAAQPRPPHPVGTGTSPSLLTECLGRRLGYSQVPSGAAGAKMAEAPCSPSGQQPPSPPSPDELPVNVKQAYRAFAAVPTSHPPEDALAQPPTPGPAASPEQLSFRERQKYFELEVRVPQAEGPPKRVSLVGADDLRKMQEEEARKLQQKRAQMLRDVAEAGAEAGLALDGEALGEEEQEDEEPPWAGPSPSSRQSPASPPPLGSGAPVRTAKAERRHQERLRVQSPEPPVPERALSPAERRALEAEKRALWRAARMKSLEQDALRAQMVLSRSQEGRGMRGPLERLAEAPSPAPTPSPTPLEDLGPQTSTSPGRLPLSGKKFDYRAFAALPSSRPVYDIQSPDFAEELRSLEPSPSPGPQEEDGEVALVLLGRPAPGAVGPEDVALCSSRRPVRPGRRGLGPVPS, from the exons ATGCTCAAGTGCATCCCGCTGTGGCGCTGCAACCGGCACGTGGAGTCGGTGGACAAGCGGCACTGCTCGCTGCAGGCCGTACCCGAGGAGATCTACCGCTACAGCCGCAGCCTGGAGGAGCTGCTGCTCGACGCCAATCAGCTGCGCGAGCTGCCCAAG CCCTTTTTCCGGCTGCTGAACTTGCGCAAGCTGGGCCTGAGCGACAACGAGATCCAGCGGTTACCTCCCGAGGTGGCCAACTTCATGCAGCTGGTGGAGCTGGACGTGTCCCGGAATG ATATCCCTGAGATCCCAGAGAGCATCAAGTTCTGCAAGGCTCTGGAGATCGCGGACTTCAGCGGGAACCCCCTTTCCAG GCTCCCCGATGGCTTCACTCAGCTGCGCAGCCTGGCTCACCTGGCCTTGAATGATGTGTCCTTGCAGGCACTGCCCGGGGACGTGGGCAA CCTCGCCAACCTGGTGACCCTGGAGCTCCGGGAGAACCTGCTCAAGTCCCTGCCAGC GTCCCTGTCTTTTCTGGTCAAGCTGGAACAGCTGGATCTGGGAGGCAACGACCTGGAAGTGCTG CCGGACACTCTGGGGGCTCTGCCTAATCTTCGGGAGCTGTGGCTTGACCGGAACCAGTTGTCAGCACTGCCCCCG GAGCTTGGGAACCTGCGGCGTCTGGTGTGCCTGGACGTGTCGGAAAACCGGCTGGAGGAGCTGCCTGCTGAGCTCGGCGGGCTGGTGCTGCTCACTGACCTGCTGCTGTCCCAGAACCTGCTGCGGCGGCTGCCCGACGGCATCG GTCAGCTGAAGCAGCTGTCCATCCTAAAGGTAGACCAGAACCGGCTGTGTGAGGTGACCGAGGCCATCGGGGACTGTGAGAACCTCTCAGAGCTGATCCTCACGGAGAACCTGCTGATG GCCCTGCCGCGCTCCCTGGGAAAGCTGACGAAGCTGACCAACCTCAACGTGGACCGGAACCACCTGGAGACACTGCCGCCCGAGATCGGGGGCTGCGTGGCACTCAGCGTCCTCTCCTTGAGGGACAACCGCCTGGCCGTCCTGCCGCCGGAGCTGGCCCACACGGCCGAGCTGCACGTGCTGGACGTGGCAGGGAACCG GCTGCAGAGTCTGCCGTTCGCGctcacccacctcaacctcaagGCCCTGTGGCTGGCGGAGAACCAGGCGCAGCCCATGCTGCGGTTCCAGACGGAGGATGACGCCCGGACTGGCGAGAAGGTGCTCACCTGCTACTTGCTGCCCCAGCAGCCTCCATCCAGCCTCG AGGATGCTGGGCAGCAGGGGAGCCTCTCGGAGAGCTGGAGTGACGCCCCCCCGAGCCGCGTCAGCGTCATCCAGTTCCTGGAGGCCCCCACAGGTGATGAGGATGCTGAGGAAGCTGCAGCCGAGAAGCGG GGCCTGCAGCGCCGGGCCACACCTCACCCCAGCGAGCTCAAGGTGATGAAGAGGAGCATCGAGGGGCGGCGGAGCGAGGCCTGCCCTTGCCAGCCAGACCCTGGGTCGCCCTTGTCTGCGGAGGAG GAGAAGCGGCTGAGTGCCGAGTCTGGCCTGAGTGAAGACTCTCGCCCGTCTGCCAGCACAGTCTCTGAGGCTGAGCCCGAGGGCCCATCGGCTGAGGCACGGGGTGGAAGCCGGCAGGAGGCCACGAGTGCTGGTGGGGAGGAAGACGCCGAAGAGGACTATGAGGAG CCTGCAGTGCATTTTGCGGAGGACGCACTGTTGCCCGGGGATGACCGGGAGACCGAGGAGGGGCAGCCTGAGGCCCCCTGGACCCTGCCGGGCGGGAGGCAGCGGCTCATCCGCAAGGACACGCCTCACTACAAAAAGCACTTCAAGATCTCCAAGCTGCCCCAGCCGGAGGCCGTTGTGGCCCTGCTGCAGGGCATGCAGCCCGATGGGGAGGGCCCTGTGGCTCCCGGGGGCTGGCACAATGGCCCCCACGCACCCTGGGCTCCTCGGgcccagaaggaggaggaggaggaggaagaaggtagtcctcgggaggaggaggaggaggaggaggaggaggaaagcagGGCTGAAGAGGAGGCCAGCACTGAGGAGGAGGACAAGGAGGGGGCCGTGGCTTCTGCGCCCTCTGTCAAG GGGGTGTCGTTTGACCAGGCCAATAACCTGCTGATAGAGCCTGCTCGCATTGAGGAGGAAGAG CTGACCCTCACCATCCTGCGGCAGACTGGGGGCCTGGGCATCAGCATTGCGGGCGGCAAGGGCTCCACACCCTATAAGGGGGACGACGAG GGCATATTCATCTCTCGGGTGTCCGAGGAAGGCCCTGCGGCCCGGGCTGGAGTCCGCGTGGGTGACAAGCTCTTGGAG GTGAATGGCGTGGCTCTGCAGGGCGCCGAGCACCATGAGGCCGTGGAGGCGCTCAGGGGGGCAGGCACTGCCGTGCAGATGCGAGTGTGGCGGGAGCGCATGGTGGAGCCTGAGAACGCGGTCACCATCACACCTCTGCGACCTGAGGACGACTACAGCCCCCGGGAGCGGCGGGGAGGGGGGCTGCGCCTGCCCCTGCTCCCAGCCGAGAGCCCTGGGCCCCTCCGTCAGCGCCACGTGGCCTGCCTGGCACGCAGTGAGAGGGGGCTGGGCTTCAGCATTGCTGGCGGGAAAGGCTCCACGCCATACCGGGCTGGTGATGCG GGCATCTTCATCTCCCGCATTGCCGAGGGCGGTGCTGCTCACCGTGCGGGTACACTGCAGGTTGGCGACCGTGTCCTCTCT ATTAATGGAGTGGACGTGACTGAGGCCAGGCATGACCACGCCGTCTCCCTGCTGACTGCTGCCTCCCCCACCATCGCCTTGCTGTTGGAGCGGGAGGCTGGGGGCCCTCTTCCTCCCAGTCCTCCGCCACATTCCTCCTCACTCCCCACCGCTGCTGTTGCcatcaccagcaccaccaccaccagcataACCACTGCCACCCCCGGGGAGCCTGGGTTGCCGAGCCTGGCCCCCAGCCTGCTGGCCGCCACCTTGGAAGGGCCATACCCAGTGGAG GAGGTCCGTCTGCCAAGAGCTGGGGGCCCTCTGGGGCTTAGCATTGTCGGAGGCTCCGACCATTCCAGCCACCCGTTTGGTGTCCAGGAGCCTGGTGTATTCATCTCCAAG GTGCTCCCGCGGGGCCTGGCCGCTCGCAGCGGCCTAAGAGTTGGGGACCGCATCCTGGCAGTGAACGGGCAAGACATGCGGGACGCCACGCACCAAGAAGCAGTCAGCGCCCTGCTCCGGCCCTGCCTGGAGCTGTCGCTGCTGGTGCGGAGGGACCCGGCGCCCCCGGGCCTACGGGAGCTGTGCATCCAGAAGGCGCCCGGGGAGAGGCTGGGCATCAGCATCCGCGGGGGTGCCAGGGGCCACGCCGGCAACCCCCGCGACCCCACAGACGAGGGCATCTTCATCTCCAAg GTGAGCCCCACAGGGGCGGCCGGGCGCGACGGTCGGCTGCGTGTGGGTTTGCGGCTGCTGGAGGTGAACCAGCAGAGCCTGCTGGGCCTGACGCACGGTGAGGCTGTGCAGCTGCTGCGTGGTGTGGGCGACACGCTCACCGTGCTGGTCTGCGACGGCTTCGACGCCGGCTCCTCGGCAGCCCTGGAG GTGTCCCCAGGTGTCATTGCCAACCCCTTTGCGGCGGGCATCAGCCACCGGAACAGCCTGGAGAGCATCTCTTCCATCGACCGGGAGCTGAGCCCCGAGGGCCCAGGCAAG GAGAAGGAGCCGCCTGGACAGACCCTGCACTGGGGGCCCGAGGCCACAGAAGCCACG GGTCGGGGTCTGCAGCCCCTGAAGCTGGACTACCGTGCCCTGGCTGCCGTGCCCAGCGCTGGTGGCGTGCAGAGG AGCTCCAGCCAGCACACTGCCATGGAGACAGCAGCTGCCCAGCCCAGGCCCCCGCATCCTGTGGGGACGGGGACGAGCCCCTCCTTGCTGACCGAGTGTCTGGGGCGTCGCCTGGGCTATAGTCAG GTACCGTCTGGAGCAGCTGGAGCGAAGATGGCCGAAGCCCCCTGCTCCCCTAGTGGCCAGCAG CCGCCTTCCCCGCCTTCCCCGGATGAGCTGCCCGTCAATGTGAAGCAGGCCTACAGGGCCTTCGCGGCCGTGCCCACTTCTCACCCTCCTGAGGACGCCCTCGCCCAG CCCCCCACGCCTGGACCTGCAGCCTCCCCGGAGCAACTGTCCTTCCGCGAGCGGCAGAAGTACTTCGAGCTGGAGGTGCGCGTGCCCCAAGCTGAGGGCCCTCCTAAGCGTGTGTCCCTGGTGGGTGCTGACGACCTGCGGAAGATGCaggaggaggaag CCAGAAAACTACAGCAGAAGAGAGCGCAGATGCTGCGGGACGTGGCAGAGGCTGGGGCCGAAGCGGGGCTCGCCCTGGACGGGGAGGCGCTGGgcgaggaggagcaggaggatgAGGAGCCACCTTGGGCCGGCCCGAGCCCCTCCTCAAG GCAGAGCCCCGCGTCCCCCCCACCCCTGGGAAGCGGCGCCCCGGTGCGGACGGCCAAGGCTGAGCGTCGCCACCAAGAACGGCTGCGTGTGCAGAGTCCGGAGCCACCAGTGCCCGAGCGCGCCCTGTCCCCTGCCGAACGCCGGgccctggaggctgagaagcGTGCACTGTGGAGGGCAGCCAG GATGAAGTCACTGGAACAGGACGCTCTCCGAGCACAGATGGTCCTCAGCAGGTCCCAGGAGGGCCGGGGCATGCGGGGGCCCCTGGAGCGACTGGCGGAGGCCCCTTCCCCTGCGCCCACCCCGTCGCCCACCCCTTTGGAAG ACCTTGGCCCCCAGACCAGCACCTCCCCGGGACGCCTG CCCTTGTCTGGAAAGAAGTTTGACTACAGGGCCTTTGCAGCCCTGCCTTCTTCCAGACCTGTCTATGACATCCAG TCGCCGGACTTTGCTGAGGAGTTGAGGTCCCTGGAACCATCTCCCAGCCCTG GCCCACAGGAGGAGGATGGAGAAGTGGCTCTGGTGCTTCTGGGCAGGCCCGCTCCTGGCGCCGTGGGCCCTGAAGATGTGGCGCTTTGCAGCAGCCGTCGCCCTGTAAGGCCTGGGCGCCGTGGCCTGGGCCCTGTGCCCTCCTAG